The following proteins are encoded in a genomic region of bacterium:
- a CDS encoding sortase produces MRQIHGDASPKQRATRLVALLLMAAGALLALGPTFAINAWDARLAKLQRADTGRWIASHLDPAATRRRRDGARRTVMSGRAGYLLEIPRIGVRLVVHLLEPGVFRGLNTPDLYRYGVGQVPFTTALGDVSPGAAGTAVITGHRTTSGAPFRHLDLLRPGDLIILRQGAAIQRWRMVGAAVIAPTDVDAIRSRSGVPRLVLLTCTPPFSARARLMVDARLAQADAANTIAIKGGRMAHETP; encoded by the coding sequence ATGCGCCAGATCCACGGAGACGCCTCACCTAAGCAGAGAGCGACGAGGCTTGTCGCCCTTCTGTTGATGGCGGCGGGCGCGTTACTGGCTCTTGGCCCGACATTTGCCATCAACGCGTGGGACGCTCGCCTCGCCAAGCTGCAGCGGGCCGACACCGGCCGGTGGATCGCCTCGCACTTGGACCCCGCGGCGACCCGCCGGCGGCGCGATGGCGCGCGCAGGACGGTGATGTCCGGGCGAGCGGGGTACCTTCTCGAGATCCCCCGCATCGGAGTCCGCCTCGTCGTCCATTTGTTGGAGCCCGGTGTGTTCCGCGGACTCAACACACCCGACTTGTACCGCTACGGCGTCGGCCAGGTCCCGTTCACGACCGCCCTCGGCGACGTCTCCCCGGGAGCGGCCGGCACGGCGGTCATCACCGGGCACCGGACCACCTCAGGCGCCCCGTTCCGACACCTCGATCTCCTGAGGCCCGGTGATCTCATCATCCTGCGCCAAGGCGCTGCGATTCAGAGGTGGCGCATGGTCGGCGCCGCCGTGATCGCGCCGACCGACGTCGACGCGATCCGATCGCGGTCCGGGGTCCCGCGGTTGGTCCTGCTCACCTGTACGCCTCCATTCAGCGCACGTGCACGCCTCATGGTAGACGCGCGTCTTGCGCAAGCCGACGCCGCGAATACGATCGCGATCAAAGGAGGTAGGATGGCTCATGAGACTCCTTAA